In Ruminococcaceae bacterium BL-6, a genomic segment contains:
- the asnS gene encoding asparaginyl tRNA synthetase (Evidence 2a : Function from experimental evidences in other organisms; PubMedId : 1425658, 2009959, 2693216, 9298646; Product type e : enzyme), translating into MDRTELSKLHENPKAFADAPLTVCGWVRSIRDSKALGFIDLNDGSCFQGVQIVFEEDKVENFREIARQNVGAALSVTGNLVLTPQAKQPFEIHASEIRVEAPSTPDYPLQKKRHSLEFLRTIAHLRPRTNTFSAAYRVRSAAAFALHQFFQQNGFVYVHTPLITASDCEGAGEMFHVTALDLQNVPKDENGRVDYQQDFFGKHTSLTVSGQLEAECMALAFGKVYTFGPTFRAERSNTQRHAAEFWMVEPEIAFADLKDDMDLARDMIRYVIRYVMKTCPKDLEFFNSFLDKGLLERLNHVAGSDFGYITYTEAVKLLEKNNGKFEYPVSWGADLQTEHERYLTEQVFGRPVFVTDYPKEIKAFYMRMNDDGKTVAAVDLLVPGIGEIIGGSQREERLETLKRRMAETGLREEDYWWYLDLRRFGGVKHAGFGLGFERLVMYLTGISNIRDVLPFPRTTGSAEF; encoded by the coding sequence TTGGACAGAACCGAATTATCAAAGCTGCATGAGAATCCGAAGGCTTTTGCCGATGCGCCGCTCACGGTGTGCGGATGGGTGCGCAGCATACGCGATTCCAAGGCGCTGGGATTCATCGACCTGAACGACGGAAGCTGTTTTCAGGGCGTCCAGATCGTCTTTGAGGAGGACAAGGTGGAAAATTTCCGGGAGATCGCCCGGCAGAACGTGGGTGCCGCGCTTTCGGTGACCGGAAATCTGGTGCTGACGCCGCAGGCAAAACAGCCCTTTGAGATCCACGCTTCCGAAATCCGGGTGGAGGCTCCATCCACCCCGGATTATCCGCTTCAGAAGAAACGCCACTCTCTGGAATTCCTGCGCACCATCGCGCATCTGCGCCCGCGCACCAACACCTTCAGCGCGGCTTACCGGGTCCGCTCCGCCGCTGCGTTCGCCCTTCATCAGTTTTTTCAGCAGAACGGATTCGTTTATGTCCACACCCCGCTGATCACCGCAAGCGACTGCGAAGGGGCGGGGGAGATGTTCCACGTCACCGCGCTCGACCTTCAGAATGTTCCGAAAGACGAAAACGGCCGGGTCGATTATCAGCAGGACTTTTTCGGGAAGCACACTTCGCTCACCGTGTCCGGCCAGCTGGAGGCCGAGTGCATGGCGCTGGCCTTCGGCAAGGTGTACACGTTCGGGCCCACCTTCCGGGCGGAACGCTCCAATACCCAGCGCCACGCGGCGGAATTCTGGATGGTGGAGCCGGAAATCGCGTTTGCCGACCTCAAAGACGATATGGATCTCGCGAGGGACATGATCCGGTATGTCATCCGGTATGTCATGAAAACCTGCCCGAAAGACCTGGAGTTCTTTAATTCCTTCCTCGACAAGGGGCTGCTCGAACGGCTGAATCATGTCGCCGGTTCCGATTTCGGGTATATCACCTATACCGAGGCGGTGAAGCTGCTGGAAAAGAACAACGGCAAGTTCGAGTATCCGGTTTCCTGGGGAGCGGATCTTCAGACCGAGCATGAAAGATATCTGACCGAGCAGGTCTTCGGCAGACCCGTATTCGTCACGGACTATCCGAAAGAGATCAAGGCGTTTTACATGCGCATGAACGACGACGGAAAAACGGTGGCTGCGGTCGACCTGCTGGTGCCGGGGATCGGCGAGATCATCGGCGGGAGCCAGCGCGAGGAGCGGCTGGAAACGCTGAAGCGGCGCATGGCCGAAACCGGGCTTCGGGAAGAGGATTACTGGTGGTATCTGGACCTGCGGCGTTTCGGCGGCGTAAAACACGCGGGGTTCGGCCTGGGGTTCGAACGGCTCGTCATGTACCTCACCGGGATCTCCAACATCCGCGACGTGCTTCCGTTCCCGCGCACCACGGGCTCCGCGGAGTTTTAA
- a CDS encoding protein of unknown function (Evidence 5 : Unknown function): MAGHVGKDHIHLLVSVPPHLSASKLVQYLKGNTSRKLQMEYKELNKEYWGRHLWARGYFVASSGNVTDEIIAQYIQNQDLEENMKSDNFEIGNL, encoded by the coding sequence TTGGCAGGGCATGTAGGGAAAGATCATATCCATCTTCTTGTATCAGTCCCCCCACATCTTTCTGCGAGTAAATTGGTTCAATATCTAAAAGGGAATACCTCGCGAAAGTTGCAGATGGAGTATAAAGAATTGAACAAAGAATATTGGGGGCGGCACCTTTGGGCAAGAGGATATTTCGTAGCAAGCAGTGGAAATGTGACAGATGAAATAATTGCACAGTACATTCAGAATCAAGATTTGGAAGAGAATATGAAAAGCGATAATTTCGAGATCGGCAATCTTTAG
- a CDS encoding protein of unknown function (Evidence 5 : Unknown function), translated as MAYIKCGGSAENDGTSDVACSNEDNPFVSADGTGGKKPKKFKKATIALISVFVILIGIVSIGKLFFNRDFMELIQGKTRYAQNIELATAKSSASQMVTLLDKGVNLSKGYTKPKTLNSDLQFNIKLEDQFLKDMNVPAEGFGPIQQAVKYLTP; from the coding sequence ATGGCTTATATCAAATGCGGCGGCTCTGCGGAAAACGACGGAACCTCAGACGTAGCGTGTTCCAACGAAGACAATCCTTTTGTATCAGCAGACGGAACCGGCGGAAAGAAACCTAAAAAATTCAAGAAGGCCACAATCGCCCTGATCTCGGTTTTTGTGATACTGATTGGGATCGTTTCCATCGGCAAACTCTTTTTCAACCGCGATTTTATGGAACTGATCCAAGGCAAAACCAGATATGCGCAAAATATTGAACTGGCAACGGCAAAGTCAAGCGCAAGCCAAATGGTCACCCTTTTAGACAAGGGCGTCAATCTGTCGAAAGGCTACACCAAACCGAAAACACTGAATTCCGACCTGCAATTCAATATTAAATTAGAAGATCAGTTCCTAAAAGACATGAATGTACCGGCGGAAGGATTCGGCCCGATCCAGCAGGCTGTAAAATACCTGACACCCTGA
- a CDS encoding protein of unknown function (Evidence 5 : Unknown function): protein MKYDPKKLQASLEKLAAVYSDSLSSAEMKAENNQSVTVDGTTVQGQKLTASLTAAQTSALVKAIAQTAKNDNDLYTFVSDNYGLFSAIAGSTQSSSEKLTKENYGKLIDKLLSNLNLEKDGVTFSANSYLSQNGTLLAHCYESHDKTDKGQLNYLITDKKYAAEFLVDQKEGFTFTDTKTGEGTGDLQLKIHSEDLKNIGVTVHYSGLKKISFLGSDTIVGKCVFSLYDPNHELGKYAQQAGLSSDQLDQLSLTIETALEADKLNNTFQLSIPRLLSVSMAGKTSGVSGSVSIPPQPEPSQVLDLSKDKSGEAMNEITMNGITFLSKTLEKDPELAAVLSGFGISKEQLAMLAAFSQA from the coding sequence ATGAAATACGACCCGAAAAAGCTGCAGGCCAGCCTGGAGAAACTCGCCGCAGTTTATTCAGACTCTCTTTCTTCGGCGGAAATGAAGGCGGAGAACAACCAAAGCGTTACTGTTGACGGCACAACGGTTCAAGGGCAAAAGCTGACCGCTTCCCTGACGGCGGCCCAGACCTCGGCCCTGGTGAAAGCAATCGCCCAAACGGCTAAAAACGATAACGATCTGTATACGTTTGTATCCGATAACTATGGCTTGTTTTCGGCAATCGCCGGAAGCACGCAGTCATCTTCAGAAAAGCTGACAAAAGAAAACTACGGGAAACTCATCGACAAGCTTTTATCGAATCTGAATCTGGAAAAGGACGGTGTGACTTTTTCTGCGAACTCCTACCTTTCCCAAAATGGAACTCTTTTGGCACATTGCTATGAGAGTCATGATAAAACCGACAAGGGACAATTGAACTATCTGATTACCGACAAGAAATATGCGGCGGAATTTCTGGTGGATCAGAAAGAAGGCTTTACTTTCACCGATACAAAAACAGGCGAAGGAACCGGGGATCTGCAACTGAAAATTCATAGCGAAGATCTGAAAAATATCGGCGTAACCGTTCATTATTCAGGCCTTAAAAAGATTTCGTTTTTGGGTTCCGACACCATCGTCGGAAAGTGTGTCTTTTCTCTGTACGACCCCAACCACGAGTTAGGCAAATACGCGCAGCAGGCGGGCCTGTCGTCCGATCAGCTGGATCAGCTGAGCCTGACGATCGAAACCGCTTTGGAGGCGGACAAGCTCAACAATACCTTCCAGCTTTCCATACCAAGGCTTCTGTCGGTCTCGATGGCCGGGAAAACGAGCGGCGTTTCAGGCAGCGTATCCATACCCCCCCAGCCGGAACCGAGCCAAGTGCTCGATCTTTCCAAGGATAAATCCGGAGAGGCTATGAACGAGATCACCATGAACGGAATCACATTCCTGTCCAAAACGCTGGAAAAAGATCCGGAATTGGCAGCCGTTTTATCCGGGTTTGGAATTTCGAAGGAACAGCTCGCCATGCTCGCAGCCTTCAGCCAAGCATAA
- a CDS encoding conserved protein of unknown function (Evidence 4 : Unknown function but conserved in other organisms), producing the protein MADHIIRHMFPGNNTSQGFFSYFAYILPQQQAKRIYCLKGGPGTGKSTFLKHIGKRMAQEGLDLEYMHCASDPDSLDGLVIPALGVALIDGTAPHVTDPVNPGAVDEIVNLGEFWDGEAIRRDRDEIMRINGEIRRQYKRAFQYISAAKCLMDDIVETFEAATDKAGPLLQAQRIIDSELMQVPASGRLGSIRRLFASAVTPAGIVHHLDSLVDGAGKVYAIKSLWGVGVHEMLERVAADAVRRGLNVELYYCPLAPETRIEHMLIPKLKLAFVSENSDFEQKGHRTILDMTQYTDLAQTAPQESALKFDAGTFHTVLDEAVTVLAQTKKLHDELERYYIPHMDFERVQQKETEICGQILALADCGPKHG; encoded by the coding sequence ATGGCAGATCATATCATTCGGCACATGTTCCCCGGCAACAACACCAGCCAAGGCTTTTTCTCTTATTTCGCTTATATCCTTCCGCAGCAGCAGGCCAAACGCATCTATTGCCTGAAGGGCGGCCCCGGCACGGGCAAGTCCACGTTTTTGAAGCACATTGGGAAACGAATGGCACAGGAAGGGCTCGACCTTGAGTACATGCACTGCGCATCGGACCCGGATTCGCTGGACGGTCTGGTGATTCCGGCGCTGGGCGTGGCGCTCATCGACGGCACGGCCCCGCATGTAACCGATCCGGTGAATCCCGGCGCAGTGGACGAGATCGTCAACCTCGGGGAGTTCTGGGACGGGGAGGCCATCCGCCGGGACCGTGACGAAATCATGCGCATAAACGGGGAGATCAGGCGGCAATACAAACGCGCGTTCCAATACATTTCGGCGGCAAAATGCCTGATGGATGACATCGTGGAGACGTTCGAGGCCGCCACAGACAAAGCCGGCCCGCTGCTGCAGGCGCAGCGCATCATTGACAGCGAGCTGATGCAGGTGCCGGCGAGCGGCCGGCTGGGCAGCATCCGCCGCCTGTTCGCCAGCGCCGTCACCCCCGCCGGCATCGTCCACCATCTGGATTCGCTGGTGGACGGCGCGGGCAAAGTGTATGCGATCAAAAGCCTGTGGGGCGTCGGCGTGCACGAGATGCTGGAAAGGGTGGCCGCCGACGCGGTGCGCCGCGGGCTGAACGTCGAACTGTATTACTGCCCGCTCGCCCCCGAAACGCGCATCGAGCATATGCTGATCCCGAAGCTGAAACTGGCGTTCGTTTCAGAAAACAGCGATTTCGAGCAAAAGGGGCACCGGACGATACTGGACATGACACAGTATACCGACCTCGCACAGACCGCGCCGCAGGAAAGCGCGCTGAAATTTGACGCCGGCACGTTCCACACAGTGCTGGACGAAGCTGTAACCGTGCTGGCCCAAACGAAAAAGCTGCATGACGAACTGGAAAGGTACTATATTCCGCACATGGACTTTGAGCGCGTACAGCAAAAGGAGACAGAAATCTGCGGACAAATTCTGGCGCTGGCGGATTGCGGGCCAAAACACGGATGA
- a CDS encoding Heavy metal-associated domain protein, which translates to MEFFAYSKSAPQILSGEVIVMSKQSAYFTASGLDDKHQVKRIKKSLNEIPGVLSVSTNIQKNRVAVDYDSSGTDVQKIKNHFQNIGIDAALTENQDHTM; encoded by the coding sequence ATGGAATTTTTTGCATATTCCAAATCCGCCCCGCAGATACTATCCGGCGAGGTGATCGTCATGTCAAAACAAAGCGCGTATTTTACGGCATCCGGATTGGACGACAAGCATCAGGTGAAAAGAATCAAGAAATCTCTGAATGAAATCCCCGGCGTTCTATCCGTGAGCACAAACATTCAGAAGAACCGGGTCGCAGTTGATTACGACAGCAGCGGAACAGACGTTCAGAAAATTAAAAATCATTTTCAAAACATCGGAATCGACGCTGCGCTTACCGAAAATCAGGATCACACGATGTAG
- the yhcV gene encoding CBS domain-containing protein YhcV — MKVRNIMSKDVLSLSPEDSIEKAAQLMKQHGIGSLPICEGEKVIGIVTDRDIVLRATAKGQGSNQQKVKDIMSPNPVVGGPEMDVHEVAKVMSEKQIRRMPIVDHDNLVGVVSLGDISVEPVLQDNAGEALKNISQPGGQM, encoded by the coding sequence ATGAAGGTTCGAAATATCATGTCAAAGGATGTTCTGAGCTTAAGCCCAGAGGATTCGATCGAAAAAGCCGCTCAGCTGATGAAACAGCACGGCATCGGTTCCCTTCCCATCTGTGAAGGCGAAAAAGTAATCGGCATTGTTACGGACAGGGATATCGTATTGAGGGCGACCGCAAAAGGACAGGGCTCGAATCAGCAGAAAGTGAAGGATATCATGAGCCCGAACCCGGTTGTAGGCGGCCCTGAAATGGATGTGCATGAGGTTGCAAAGGTTATGAGCGAAAAGCAAATACGCAGGATGCCAATTGTGGATCACGACAATCTCGTCGGGGTTGTCTCGTTGGGCGATATCTCCGTCGAGCCTGTTCTTCAGGACAATGCGGGAGAGGCTCTGAAAAACATTTCTCAACCCGGCGGCCAAATGTAA
- a CDS encoding Collagen triple helix repeat (20 copies): MSALLQVERLVAGTIEANTNVVFDSIVNSAGNVSYDSATGMITIEEAGRYEFDWWVATQSSVSTNGIGFTLVSSQGDAVIGNMPIKTGEVVGVAIIEVAAAPVTVELRNSGSAAVYYSTIVPVKASLAVIGADETGPTGPTGETGATGPTGPTGETGATGATGPTGPTGETGATGPTGPIGPTGATGATGPAGPTGATGPTGETGPTGAGFDGIVDFDPGQSGSYLEGQVVYYDGSSYVVVNAPPSGTPGTSPDYKLVAQSGATGPTGETGPTGPTGETGATGPTGPTGETGATGPTGETGATGPTGPTGETGATGPTGPTGETGPTGPTGPTGPTGDTGPTGSGGSFIIPFSTGYTAISTPTTNAAGQSLRIAVTGFGESGLNIALDAPDGNTFTPLVADDWYMFTLPADIVITKIVASVVNGAAIDLTAFSNLVPYIVIATAPSDSKNYTFVADTYFETAPILGGELHSVHETIVNGESDDISVTLTKGTQVMICLGLKMPASPSLALAPTMGFNGGLVVQLA, encoded by the coding sequence ATGAGTGCATTGTTACAAGTCGAGCGCTTGGTAGCGGGTACGATTGAAGCGAATACAAATGTCGTCTTTGATTCGATCGTAAATTCTGCTGGAAATGTCAGTTATGATAGCGCTACGGGTATGATTACCATAGAGGAAGCAGGCAGGTATGAATTCGATTGGTGGGTGGCGACGCAATCCTCCGTATCGACGAATGGGATCGGATTCACCCTGGTATCATCGCAAGGGGACGCTGTAATTGGCAATATGCCGATCAAAACGGGAGAGGTCGTCGGAGTCGCGATCATAGAGGTTGCAGCAGCGCCTGTAACCGTAGAGTTGAGGAATAGCGGCAGCGCGGCGGTTTATTATTCAACGATTGTTCCGGTCAAAGCGTCGTTAGCTGTGATCGGAGCAGATGAAACAGGTCCCACAGGCCCTACCGGCGAAACAGGGGCGACGGGTCCAACCGGCCCCACCGGCGAAACAGGAGCGACAGGAGCGACAGGTCCGACAGGCCCGACCGGCGAAACAGGAGCAACAGGTCCAACGGGCCCGATCGGCCCCACAGGAGCCACCGGCGCGACTGGCCCCGCAGGCCCGACTGGAGCAACAGGACCCACGGGTGAAACGGGTCCGACAGGCGCGGGCTTCGACGGAATCGTCGATTTTGATCCCGGCCAGTCCGGAAGCTATCTGGAAGGTCAGGTGGTTTATTATGACGGGTCGTCCTATGTGGTAGTCAACGCACCGCCGAGCGGCACACCCGGAACCTCACCCGACTACAAGCTTGTTGCACAATCCGGCGCTACCGGTCCTACTGGAGAAACAGGCCCGACCGGCCCAACCGGCGAAACAGGAGCGACAGGCCCGACCGGTCCCACCGGCGAAACAGGAGCGACGGGTCCAACCGGTGAAACAGGAGCAACGGGTCCGACCGGCCCCACCGGCGAAACAGGAGCAACGGGCCCGACCGGCCCCACCGGTGAAACGGGCCCAACAGGTCCGACCGGCCCGACTGGTCCTACCGGAGATACTGGACCGACTGGTTCCGGAGGCTCATTCATCATTCCATTTTCAACCGGATATACCGCGATTTCTACCCCCACAACAAATGCTGCCGGTCAATCGCTTCGTATTGCTGTAACCGGATTCGGCGAAAGTGGGCTCAATATTGCACTGGATGCGCCTGATGGCAACACTTTCACTCCTCTTGTGGCAGATGACTGGTATATGTTCACCTTACCGGCTGATATCGTTATCACTAAAATAGTGGCAAGCGTGGTGAATGGCGCAGCGATAGACCTTACTGCTTTCAGCAATCTTGTCCCTTATATTGTGATTGCAACCGCGCCATCCGACAGCAAAAACTACACTTTTGTGGCGGACACTTATTTTGAAACGGCACCGATCCTGGGAGGAGAGCTTCACTCTGTGCATGAGACGATTGTCAATGGAGAATCGGATGATATCAGTGTCACTCTGACAAAAGGAACACAGGTCATGATCTGCCTGGGCCTGAAAATGCCCGCATCTCCTTCTTTGGCCCTTGCGCCGACGATGGGATTTAATGGCGGCCTGGTAGTACAATTGGCATAA
- a CDS encoding conserved membrane protein of unknown function (Evidence 4 : Unknown function but conserved in other organisms) encodes MKIKRSKYDIAVNLICLILLFGIIIYLGVNWNNIPDQIPGHYNAVGEVDRWGKKGELLILPIIGWILYLGLTATEHFPQIWNTGVAVTEENQEQVYRILTNMIGTIKLLMAAVFVFLSVTSASAKKLPVWFLSVFLILMLGSSVFFIIKLRRAK; translated from the coding sequence ATGAAAATTAAGAGAAGCAAATACGATATTGCAGTAAATCTGATTTGCCTGATCCTTCTGTTCGGAATCATAATATACTTAGGAGTGAATTGGAACAACATTCCCGATCAAATCCCCGGACATTATAATGCCGTGGGAGAAGTGGACAGATGGGGGAAAAAGGGCGAACTGCTGATTCTTCCGATCATCGGATGGATCCTGTATCTGGGATTAACGGCTACCGAGCATTTCCCTCAGATCTGGAACACGGGGGTCGCCGTTACAGAGGAAAATCAGGAGCAGGTTTATCGAATCCTTACAAACATGATCGGTACCATAAAATTATTGATGGCAGCCGTTTTTGTGTTTTTGTCGGTGACTTCTGCATCGGCGAAAAAACTGCCGGTTTGGTTTCTCTCCGTCTTTTTGATTTTAATGCTGGGTTCTTCCGTATTTTTCATCATAAAACTGCGGCGGGCAAAATGA
- a CDS encoding conserved membrane protein of unknown function (Evidence 4 : Unknown function but conserved in other organisms), translated as MLGASWLNIGSLAFGLIAWILPIVSLTQRNRTDRGNRAVLSAASAGACAASLCMQIFYTDHLVKIEDWSALMDTSNAVALVSALLLAVTIILNCAALAADWKKAKG; from the coding sequence ATGTTGGGAGCTAGTTGGCTGAATATCGGAAGTCTTGCATTTGGGCTAATTGCCTGGATCCTTCCCATCGTGAGCCTTACACAACGCAATCGGACCGACCGCGGAAACCGTGCCGTTCTTTCTGCGGCAAGCGCCGGCGCCTGTGCCGCCTCTCTGTGTATGCAGATTTTCTATACCGACCATCTGGTAAAGATAGAGGACTGGTCGGCGCTGATGGATACTTCCAATGCGGTTGCACTTGTTTCTGCGTTGCTTCTTGCCGTTACAATCATACTGAATTGTGCGGCGTTGGCCGCAGATTGGAAAAAAGCGAAGGGATGA
- a CDS encoding conserved membrane protein of unknown function (Evidence 4 : Unknown function but conserved in other organisms) has product MFHKKSKYWGFLGFLGFLAFRLIGSGNLYDLTYVGFFGFFSYFFIGKISGNRTDERYAEDDTRARAFMGNLALIEIMLMMILGISVSAIREYLPVLVSACFASLLIAYAVKFYLLEER; this is encoded by the coding sequence ATGTTCCATAAAAAAAGCAAATATTGGGGATTCTTGGGATTCCTGGGATTTTTGGCTTTTCGCTTGATCGGCAGCGGCAATCTTTACGATTTGACTTACGTTGGGTTCTTTGGGTTCTTCTCCTATTTTTTTATTGGAAAGATCAGCGGGAACCGTACGGATGAAAGATACGCGGAGGATGATACGCGGGCAAGGGCTTTCATGGGAAATCTTGCCCTGATCGAAATCATGCTGATGATGATATTGGGAATTTCAGTATCGGCCATCCGTGAATACCTTCCGGTTCTTGTGTCGGCGTGCTTTGCGTCCCTTCTCATCGCTTATGCGGTTAAATTTTATTTACTGGAAGAGAGATGA
- a CDS encoding Uncharacterized HTH-type transcriptional regulator AF_1793, with translation MADFICNVKKYRQWKGLTQEQLAEKAGVRRETILRLEAEKYNPSLKLAFDLSRILETPIEDLFSFD, from the coding sequence ATGGCCGATTTTATCTGCAATGTCAAAAAATACAGGCAGTGGAAAGGGCTGACCCAGGAACAGCTTGCGGAAAAAGCGGGAGTAAGAAGGGAAACCATCCTGCGGTTGGAAGCAGAGAAGTACAATCCGTCGCTGAAGCTCGCTTTCGACCTTTCCCGCATCTTAGAAACCCCCATCGAAGATTTGTTTTCATTTGATTAG
- a CDS encoding Ferredoxin translates to MTGVFFSGTGNTKHCVEEFIKCFDTGKAAVPIESTDMRSRIAEDEFIVFGYPIYFSNIPKIVRGFILGNGDCFAGKKVFLLATMGLFSGDGAGCSARLLKKSGAQIVGGLHVKMPDCIGDKKLLKKPLEENKRIVREADEKIRLAAQRLKDGNPAKDGLNPFDHMAGLFGQRLWFYGETASYQKKPDIDRQKCTGCGLCVKLCPMKNLRLSSGKAVSGRKCTLCYRCFSRCPVRALTILGKEVFEQCRFEDYR, encoded by the coding sequence TTGACAGGAGTATTTTTCAGCGGAACAGGCAACACAAAACACTGCGTGGAAGAATTTATAAAATGCTTTGATACGGGAAAGGCCGCGGTTCCCATTGAAAGTACAGATATGCGCAGCCGGATTGCGGAAGACGAATTTATCGTTTTCGGCTATCCGATTTATTTCAGCAATATTCCGAAAATCGTCAGAGGCTTTATCCTCGGGAACGGGGACTGCTTTGCGGGTAAAAAAGTGTTTCTCCTCGCCACCATGGGATTATTCAGCGGAGACGGCGCGGGATGCTCGGCACGCCTGCTGAAGAAATCCGGCGCGCAGATCGTGGGCGGCCTGCATGTAAAAATGCCGGACTGCATCGGGGATAAAAAACTGCTGAAAAAGCCGCTTGAAGAAAACAAAAGGATCGTCAGAGAAGCGGATGAAAAAATACGGCTTGCCGCACAAAGGCTGAAGGATGGCAACCCCGCAAAAGACGGATTGAACCCTTTCGATCATATGGCAGGGCTGTTTGGCCAGCGGCTGTGGTTTTACGGGGAAACCGCGTCGTATCAGAAGAAGCCGGATATCGATCGTCAGAAATGCACCGGATGCGGCCTTTGCGTAAAATTATGCCCGATGAAGAACCTCCGGCTGAGCAGCGGAAAAGCCGTTTCCGGAAGGAAATGCACCTTGTGCTACCGCTGCTTCAGCCGCTGTCCGGTCAGGGCGCTTACCATTTTAGGAAAAGAAGTATTCGAACAATGCCGATTTGAAGATTATCGATAA
- a CDS encoding GntR family transcriptional regulator: MLLKIDMSGETPIYQQIRNGVVFGIARGALNEGDHLPTVRQLASDIGVNPMTVNKAYALLKKEGFLAIDRRYGARIDCRAAHGNAFGTDFDQRAELLISEARIKGASREDLEKHISSLIDSVYESY; this comes from the coding sequence ATGCTGTTAAAGATCGACATGTCGGGTGAGACCCCGATTTACCAGCAGATCCGCAACGGGGTCGTGTTTGGGATCGCGAGGGGAGCTCTGAACGAAGGCGACCACCTCCCCACCGTGCGGCAGCTGGCGAGCGACATCGGCGTGAACCCCATGACCGTCAACAAAGCCTATGCGCTGCTGAAAAAGGAAGGGTTTCTCGCGATCGACCGGAGATACGGCGCCCGGATCGACTGCCGGGCGGCGCATGGGAACGCTTTCGGCACAGATTTCGACCAGCGGGCAGAGCTTTTGATTTCGGAAGCGCGCATAAAAGGCGCTTCCCGAGAGGATCTGGAAAAGCACATTTCCAGTCTGATCGACAGTGTTTACGAATCATACTGA